Proteins from a single region of Candidatus Methanosuratincola sp.:
- a CDS encoding GMC family oxidoreductase yields the protein MAGFDCIVVGSGAGGATVAKELSTAGKRVLLLEKGRMMKPGSESKAYSVIRTGVEIWLAECLGGTTAVTMGNAVRSPLGSWLEPFFDEAERELGVVPMPLERMGGTSREMFSLSRDWVPMPKCIDFAKCRSCGSCAYGCPHGAKWSSLRYVEAAERAGCKVMTGAEVGRVLVERGRAVGVELKGGRSFLSGAVILAAGAVESPRILVRSGIEAGQGLFVDTFVTIGGLRRGAGFNKEVGMPFYLKREGYLISPHYSSFLLGLMKEKGVAASPQDIVGLMVKISDDPTGRVTKDSVIKLSTGSDLQKLDEGRREAKMLLSRMGVDEETVVEVHPRGAHPGGTCSSVVRSPEEPETEVEGLFVSDASVLPGPFGLPPMLTIVAISKRLASFLLGRV from the coding sequence ATGGCAGGGTTTGATTGCATCGTAGTCGGCTCGGGCGCAGGGGGTGCAACTGTAGCAAAGGAGCTCTCGACGGCTGGGAAACGCGTCCTACTCCTGGAGAAGGGGCGCATGATGAAGCCTGGGAGCGAGTCCAAGGCGTACTCCGTGATCAGGACCGGTGTGGAGATCTGGCTAGCCGAGTGCCTGGGGGGGACCACCGCGGTGACTATGGGGAATGCAGTCAGGAGCCCCCTCGGAAGCTGGCTAGAGCCCTTCTTCGACGAGGCTGAGCGGGAGCTGGGCGTCGTGCCTATGCCGTTAGAGAGGATGGGCGGGACCTCAAGGGAGATGTTTTCGCTCTCCCGCGACTGGGTCCCAATGCCGAAGTGCATCGACTTTGCTAAGTGCAGGTCATGCGGGTCGTGCGCCTACGGTTGCCCCCACGGCGCTAAGTGGTCCTCCTTGAGGTACGTCGAGGCGGCCGAGCGGGCGGGATGCAAAGTAATGACTGGCGCGGAGGTTGGGCGCGTCCTGGTTGAGCGTGGAAGGGCGGTCGGAGTCGAGCTCAAGGGCGGCAGATCCTTCCTCTCGGGGGCGGTGATACTCGCCGCTGGGGCCGTGGAATCCCCGAGGATCCTTGTGCGCTCGGGCATAGAGGCAGGTCAGGGGCTATTCGTTGACACGTTTGTTACAATAGGCGGCTTGAGGAGGGGGGCAGGATTCAACAAGGAGGTGGGGATGCCCTTCTACTTGAAGAGGGAGGGATACCTGATCTCGCCCCACTACTCCTCTTTCCTTTTGGGGCTGATGAAGGAGAAGGGGGTAGCCGCATCGCCGCAGGACATCGTCGGCTTGATGGTGAAGATCAGCGACGACCCGACTGGCAGGGTGACAAAGGACTCGGTGATAAAGCTCTCCACCGGATCCGACCTGCAGAAGCTAGATGAGGGCAGGAGAGAGGCAAAAATGCTGCTTTCGCGGATGGGGGTCGATGAGGAGACGGTCGTCGAGGTCCACCCTAGGGGGGCGCACCCCGGAGGTACCTGCTCTTCCGTTGTGAGATCCCCAGAGGAACCCGAGACCGAAGTGGAGGGGCTTTTCGTCTCGGATGCCAGCGTACTGCCGGGTCCATTCGGCCTGCCTCCGATGCTGACCATAGTGGCCATTTCAAAGAGGCTGGCGTCATTTTTGCTCGGAAGAGTCTAG
- a CDS encoding 3-isopropylmalate dehydratase small subunit: MIRGRVWKFGNDIDTDVIIPAKYLRSVDQSVWPKHVLEGVDPEFSSKVKPGDIIVAGKNFGCGSSREQAALAIKWAGVAAVVAESFARIFFRNAINNGLPLIEAKGISGMVEEGDVIEIDLDSGVVRTPRGEVKSAPLPPFLQDILRSGGLVEYYKAHVKRDQK, encoded by the coding sequence TTGATAAGAGGGAGGGTCTGGAAGTTCGGGAACGACATAGACACCGACGTCATAATCCCGGCAAAGTACCTGAGGTCGGTCGACCAGTCCGTGTGGCCGAAGCACGTGCTTGAGGGGGTCGATCCGGAGTTCAGCTCCAAGGTCAAGCCCGGCGACATAATCGTTGCGGGCAAGAACTTTGGGTGCGGATCCAGCCGGGAGCAGGCAGCGCTTGCGATAAAATGGGCGGGCGTTGCGGCGGTCGTTGCGGAGAGCTTTGCCAGGATATTCTTCAGGAACGCAATAAACAACGGTCTCCCCCTCATAGAGGCAAAGGGGATTAGCGGTATGGTCGAGGAGGGGGACGTGATCGAGATAGACCTGGACAGCGGTGTTGTGAGAACCCCCCGTGGAGAAGTGAAATCCGCCCCCCTGCCGCCGTTCCTCCAGGACATACTTCGGAGCGGGGGGCTCGTAGAGTACTATAAGGCACACGTTAAGCGGGATCAGAAGTGA
- a CDS encoding glycosyltransferase, whose translation MAIAMSVDQRVVIIAWKRLSRRTELLSKALHAKMLFFPDKLPYFRAAFLTIRAMAKIKPDAVIVQLPQGPLLLEALMLKLFYSYKLVADVHTGFLMKWEWKSLILNMPFKRLLNKCDVIVIHNEKMRELLPSDSKQKVLVVYDPWYMIKPIRTPSSSKEQYVVFPASYHPDEPLEEVLEAAKELCPNVKLVITGDWKKCPQLKRYASEQIRFTGFLSNNEYELLIANASGIISGTKEEYTALMSAWEAIAHAKPLAITKSQALEETYGCYPIYYDWRDKKSIAAAINHLLISSPNMAARNRLYAVALESLEKLWGLITPL comes from the coding sequence ATGGCGATTGCAATGTCTGTCGATCAGAGAGTCGTGATTATTGCATGGAAGCGCCTCTCCCGCCGCACTGAGCTTCTTTCTAAGGCACTCCACGCAAAGATGCTCTTCTTCCCGGACAAATTGCCTTATTTCAGGGCTGCTTTTTTGACCATAAGAGCCATGGCGAAGATTAAGCCAGATGCCGTTATCGTTCAGCTGCCGCAGGGTCCACTCCTTCTCGAGGCCCTTATGTTAAAACTATTTTACAGTTACAAACTCGTCGCAGACGTTCATACGGGATTTCTCATGAAGTGGGAATGGAAGAGTCTTATCCTGAACATGCCTTTCAAAAGATTACTTAACAAATGCGATGTGATAGTGATTCATAATGAAAAGATGAGAGAACTTCTCCCGAGTGATTCCAAACAAAAGGTTTTGGTGGTGTATGATCCATGGTATATGATCAAGCCTATCCGAACCCCGTCGTCTTCAAAGGAGCAGTATGTCGTATTTCCCGCATCATACCATCCTGATGAGCCTCTTGAAGAGGTTCTTGAGGCTGCAAAGGAATTGTGCCCAAATGTTAAACTTGTGATCACAGGGGATTGGAAAAAATGTCCTCAGTTAAAGAGGTACGCTTCTGAACAAATAAGGTTCACCGGTTTTCTTTCCAACAATGAATACGAGTTACTAATTGCTAATGCTTCTGGAATAATTTCTGGAACCAAGGAGGAATATACTGCGTTAATGTCTGCTTGGGAAGCAATTGCTCACGCCAAGCCTCTAGCAATCACTAAAAGTCAAGCTCTTGAAGAAACATACGGGTGCTATCCAATATACTATGATTGGCGTGATAAAAAAAGCATCGCAGCTGCTATCAACCACCTTTTAATTTCTTCACCAAACATGGCCGCTAGGAATCGTTTGTATGCTGTCGCTTTGGAATCTCTTGAAAAACTATGGGGTTTGATTACTCCGCTCTAA
- a CDS encoding glycosyltransferase family 4 protein, which produces MGKMKALVFHHDLGGPGGAELVVASTVRGLHERDYAVELSSIFKYDKNQIAKWFGIDLSYVNSSYLLPFRINSFAIYVRLLIHKLMERRLDHSENLGVIWVDMPTYEGLKDKINEKTDRFIEYIHFPLDVMLHEDMIKEGLLFGETNYSEQRYGTLLMKYYYGLYIRYFKKYCRSNPFDYTDLVLANSNWTAQICERLYGKRPRVVNPPISPNVVINTSPPSFEDRMDRVVLLGRFTDEKRYHWVIEEVLPLMKEDMQNVEVVIIGSAGNKRAEKYVARLKETAAKKGFVIAMDTRSKADIRLITNAPRNSINSLMNESKVFMHATVNEHWGISVAEAMAAGLPVVVHKSGGAWSDLSMEGKIGVGYEDAQEASSALLRLMTDEKVWKDQSSKAITRAQNLSIERYIERIIELCH; this is translated from the coding sequence ATGGGAAAAATGAAAGCCCTTGTATTTCATCATGATCTGGGAGGACCTGGAGGGGCGGAACTTGTAGTTGCTTCAACAGTTAGGGGATTGCATGAACGGGACTATGCTGTTGAGCTTTCCAGCATCTTCAAATATGACAAGAATCAGATCGCAAAGTGGTTCGGTATAGATCTAAGTTATGTGAATTCATCCTACCTTTTACCATTCCGTATCAACTCATTTGCCATCTATGTGAGATTGCTTATACATAAATTAATGGAAAGGCGTTTAGATCATAGTGAGAATCTCGGGGTCATTTGGGTCGATATGCCCACATATGAAGGACTTAAAGATAAAATAAACGAAAAGACGGATAGATTCATCGAATATATTCATTTTCCACTAGACGTGATGCTTCATGAAGATATGATAAAAGAAGGTCTGCTCTTTGGTGAAACAAATTATTCTGAGCAACGTTACGGAACCTTGCTGATGAAGTATTATTATGGATTATACATAAGATATTTCAAGAAATATTGCAGATCAAATCCCTTTGATTACACAGATCTCGTGCTCGCAAACTCCAATTGGACAGCGCAAATATGCGAAAGGCTTTATGGAAAGAGGCCTAGAGTCGTTAACCCGCCGATATCACCCAATGTTGTGATCAATACATCCCCACCTTCTTTTGAAGACCGCATGGATAGAGTTGTATTGTTAGGGAGGTTTACTGATGAAAAGAGGTATCATTGGGTAATAGAAGAGGTACTTCCATTGATGAAAGAGGATATGCAGAATGTAGAAGTTGTAATAATAGGAAGCGCAGGCAATAAGAGGGCGGAAAAATATGTAGCCCGACTAAAGGAAACAGCCGCTAAGAAAGGATTTGTTATTGCTATGGACACCAGGTCTAAGGCAGATATAAGACTAATCACAAATGCACCCAGAAATTCTATCAACAGCCTTATGAATGAATCAAAAGTCTTTATGCACGCCACCGTGAACGAGCACTGGGGAATATCTGTAGCAGAGGCAATGGCTGCCGGGCTCCCAGTAGTCGTACATAAGAGCGGAGGTGCCTGGAGTGACCTTTCAATGGAGGGAAAGATCGGGGTAGGCTACGAGGATGCGCAGGAGGCAAGCAGTGCTTTGTTACGGCTGATGACAGACGAGAAAGTGTGGAAAGATCAGTCGTCAAAAGCAATAACTAGAGCGCAGAATCTAAGCATTGAGAGGTACATAGAAAGAATTATTGAATTATGTCATTAG
- the mmp11 gene encoding methanogenesis marker protein 11 → MEEPSNPRGIVVPGALDDLKRAVSGKRWISPHAKVIAVVDGKAGVAEIIEDHARGVCLGGSAWSLYHYTRNSRGVFWSKREGPRLFYKLRISHQGGGEPGGLQASYRPASIESVELDGEMVRITYSGLAGAGVAALSRGLADGVVDTDVKDWGGGKKVGRVTITVQRKEKLIIGVDDTDRADEGATWSLVNELALELCRRIPGVDYLEHAIVQLYPQNPHKTQNCVAVSVSFAVPPTLVDQAVKAFGEMLGSETFSKETGMASYRGIQVPEAAMRFARRAKEGMVTVEEAESVAATSGFDLLRVTGSRGLIGAVASIPFVEIPDEAVRLPGDGRV, encoded by the coding sequence TTGGAAGAGCCTAGTAATCCTAGGGGGATCGTGGTGCCTGGCGCTTTGGATGATCTTAAAAGAGCGGTATCCGGGAAGAGGTGGATCTCGCCGCACGCCAAGGTGATAGCAGTAGTGGACGGGAAGGCTGGAGTCGCAGAGATAATAGAGGATCATGCCAGGGGCGTATGCCTCGGGGGATCTGCCTGGTCACTCTACCACTACACCAGGAACAGCAGGGGCGTCTTCTGGTCAAAGAGGGAGGGACCCAGGCTCTTCTACAAGCTCAGGATCTCGCATCAAGGAGGCGGGGAGCCGGGCGGGCTCCAGGCAAGCTACAGGCCCGCCTCAATCGAGTCGGTCGAACTAGACGGCGAAATGGTCCGAATCACCTACTCCGGCCTCGCCGGTGCTGGGGTTGCTGCGCTGAGCCGGGGGCTGGCTGATGGCGTCGTCGATACGGACGTTAAGGACTGGGGTGGCGGTAAGAAGGTCGGAAGGGTCACGATAACCGTGCAGAGGAAGGAGAAGCTCATCATCGGGGTCGACGACACCGACAGGGCGGACGAGGGCGCCACGTGGTCCCTGGTGAACGAGCTCGCATTAGAGCTCTGCAGGAGGATCCCCGGCGTAGATTACCTCGAGCACGCGATAGTCCAGCTCTACCCCCAAAACCCCCACAAGACCCAGAACTGCGTCGCCGTCTCCGTCTCCTTCGCGGTCCCCCCGACCTTGGTCGACCAGGCAGTGAAGGCATTCGGGGAGATGCTGGGCTCGGAGACCTTCTCGAAGGAGACGGGGATGGCGTCCTACAGGGGGATACAGGTGCCTGAGGCAGCGATGCGCTTCGCCAGGAGGGCTAAGGAGGGGATGGTGACTGTCGAGGAGGCGGAGTCCGTTGCAGCCACGAGCGGCTTTGATCTCCTGAGGGTGACCGGAAGCCGGGGGCTGATCGGGGCCGTCGCGTCAATACCTTTTGTCGAGATCCCAGACGAGGCTGTGAGGTTGCCTGGCGATGGCAGGGTTTGA
- a CDS encoding thiamine pyrophosphate-binding protein produces MIELGTGLNTSQVVVKALERFGARTAFGIPGMWALPLYDALFDSSIRHVLVRHEQNAAYAADGYARASGRLGLCVATAGPGAINAAAGTAAAYKDHSPMVVLTGHVPRDEIGRGWVEDVDLQAVFRPVTKSSILISDPAAAYDLVAEAYRRSMEDCPGPVHIAVPGDVQKMPSLAKDYVPELSRHEPDPAGISAVVSAIARSRAPLILVGRGALLSGCSEGILALSSAIGAPIISSYMGRGAVPEDDPRVLGAAGRRGLDAANRALEECDLLISLGCRLTNMTIVGQALKCPVVQVDTEPLNFSPLASIKVRSDVGAFVECLLPMVRGKARPMWSPSSLPPKKPEEGIARSYAKAIGAFKDAVFAVDIGQHTVWTMNAIAVNHPRGVLFSGNLSAMGFAIPAAIGAKTALPEKRVVAVVGDGGFQIAAPELSTMKENSIAVVVCVFNNGSLGLIRQLQESAYGRTIGVDYGPPLDYARLAEAYGVEAVRADSPKDVVEAIDSADGPVVVEIPVPRDEGIPLSRSRLVEK; encoded by the coding sequence GTGATCGAGTTGGGAACGGGCCTGAACACATCCCAAGTTGTGGTGAAGGCACTCGAGAGGTTCGGGGCGCGCACCGCATTCGGGATCCCGGGGATGTGGGCCCTCCCGCTCTACGACGCCCTCTTCGATTCCAGCATAAGGCACGTCCTGGTTCGCCACGAGCAGAACGCCGCATACGCGGCCGACGGCTACGCTAGGGCATCCGGAAGATTGGGGCTATGCGTGGCGACCGCTGGACCCGGCGCCATTAACGCTGCTGCAGGCACTGCTGCCGCATACAAGGATCACTCTCCAATGGTCGTTCTGACAGGGCATGTCCCCCGAGACGAGATCGGGAGGGGCTGGGTCGAGGACGTAGACCTCCAGGCGGTATTCCGACCGGTCACCAAGTCGTCTATTCTCATCAGCGACCCTGCTGCTGCCTACGACCTCGTTGCCGAGGCATACCGGAGATCCATGGAGGACTGCCCCGGGCCGGTCCACATAGCCGTTCCGGGCGACGTCCAGAAGATGCCTTCTCTGGCGAAAGACTATGTGCCCGAGTTGTCGAGGCACGAGCCAGACCCGGCAGGGATCTCTGCTGTGGTCAGTGCGATCGCCCGTTCAAGGGCCCCCCTGATACTGGTCGGGCGGGGGGCGCTTCTTTCTGGGTGCTCTGAGGGGATCCTGGCGCTCTCTTCTGCAATAGGTGCCCCGATAATCTCCTCCTACATGGGGAGGGGGGCGGTCCCCGAAGATGACCCCCGCGTCCTTGGCGCGGCCGGGAGGAGGGGGCTGGACGCTGCGAACAGGGCGCTGGAGGAATGCGACCTGCTCATCTCACTCGGATGCAGGCTTACGAACATGACGATCGTCGGGCAGGCTTTAAAGTGCCCCGTGGTCCAGGTAGACACCGAGCCTTTGAACTTCTCGCCGCTGGCATCGATTAAGGTCAGGTCAGACGTCGGGGCGTTCGTCGAGTGCCTCCTGCCGATGGTGAGGGGTAAGGCGCGGCCGATGTGGTCGCCGAGCAGTTTGCCTCCCAAAAAGCCGGAGGAGGGGATCGCCCGATCGTACGCGAAGGCGATCGGTGCATTCAAGGACGCAGTATTTGCAGTCGACATCGGTCAGCACACCGTCTGGACGATGAACGCCATCGCTGTGAATCACCCGAGAGGGGTTTTGTTTTCTGGCAACCTCTCGGCGATGGGGTTCGCGATACCTGCGGCAATCGGTGCGAAGACCGCCCTGCCCGAAAAGCGCGTGGTCGCAGTTGTTGGGGACGGCGGATTTCAGATCGCTGCGCCGGAGCTCTCTACAATGAAGGAGAATAGCATTGCCGTAGTCGTCTGCGTCTTCAACAACGGGTCGCTCGGCCTCATACGGCAGCTTCAGGAGTCTGCATACGGGAGGACAATCGGGGTCGACTACGGCCCGCCCTTGGACTACGCCAGGCTCGCCGAGGCATACGGGGTTGAGGCGGTCAGGGCGGATTCTCCCAAGGACGTCGTAGAAGCAATAGACAGTGCGGACGGACCGGTCGTGGTGGAGATCCCTGTGCCGCGCGACGAGGGCATACCTCTCTCCAGGTCGAGGCTCGTCGAGAAGTGA
- a CDS encoding glycosyltransferase 4 family protein, with translation MRLTMHPLLLLSIALSFVCTLLLTMRWIPVAKRAGLVGRDMNKPSKPEVAEMGGVAVLGGIVGGLLFYIGLNTFLFNNISFNLQLFATMSTVLLIAIIGFIDDLLGWKLGLTQWQKPLLTIPAALPIMAINAGVSYISLPLVGTPDLGILYPLVFVPIGIVGASNGFNMLAGYNGLEAGMGILIILGMGTASYVTGSSHVAMICAVTAAALSAFLIFNWYPAKVFPGNGFTYMVGAIIACVAILANMEKLAIIAFIPYFADFALKTRSKMKAEEFGKVQPDGSLKKPYERYYGLSHVFIDIISKVKGKAYERDVVAFCLAIEALCITLGVLLYL, from the coding sequence TTGAGACTGACTATGCATCCCTTGCTTCTGCTCTCGATAGCACTATCGTTCGTTTGCACACTCCTCCTTACGATGCGGTGGATACCTGTGGCAAAACGGGCTGGACTCGTCGGCAGGGACATGAATAAGCCATCGAAGCCTGAAGTGGCTGAGATGGGCGGTGTGGCAGTGCTTGGTGGGATCGTAGGAGGATTGCTATTCTACATTGGGTTGAATACTTTCCTATTTAACAACATTTCTTTCAACCTCCAACTATTTGCGACGATGAGCACTGTTCTACTAATCGCGATCATAGGGTTCATAGATGATCTTCTTGGGTGGAAGCTCGGTTTGACGCAGTGGCAGAAGCCTCTCCTCACAATCCCGGCGGCTCTTCCAATTATGGCAATTAATGCAGGCGTCTCATACATCAGCCTACCATTGGTCGGTACTCCGGATCTCGGGATCTTATACCCGTTGGTCTTTGTGCCTATAGGGATTGTCGGCGCTTCAAATGGTTTCAATATGCTTGCGGGATACAACGGCCTTGAGGCTGGTATGGGTATCCTAATAATCTTAGGCATGGGCACGGCATCTTATGTGACAGGAAGCAGCCACGTCGCGATGATATGTGCAGTGACTGCAGCCGCGCTGTCTGCGTTCTTGATCTTCAACTGGTATCCAGCTAAAGTCTTCCCGGGAAATGGTTTCACTTACATGGTCGGGGCTATTATCGCCTGCGTTGCCATTTTAGCGAATATGGAGAAGCTTGCAATAATCGCTTTCATACCGTATTTTGCAGATTTCGCGCTGAAGACTAGGAGCAAGATGAAAGCCGAAGAGTTCGGAAAGGTTCAGCCAGACGGCTCGCTTAAAAAACCTTATGAGAGGTATTATGGGCTGTCTCATGTGTTTATTGACATCATATCGAAAGTGAAGGGGAAAGCTTACGAAAGGGATGTCGTTGCTTTCTGCCTTGCAATTGAAGCTCTATGCATCACCCTTGGGGTACTGCTGTACCTGTGA
- the pssD gene encoding PssD/Cps14F family polysaccharide biosynthesis glycosyltransferase: MRLLIVLGSGGHTAQMVKLSEMLGSKFEYAYMVGYDDSLSAKKIIVGGAVCFVHRARRYEDGLLLTGLKVLRLLIESLVLFVRVRPDAVISAGPGMAVPISFICKLFGKKVIFIEDWSRVYQKSSSGKIIYHLADLFFVQWPEMKEVYPRAVYAGRFA, from the coding sequence TTGAGGCTCCTGATAGTGCTTGGAAGCGGCGGGCACACCGCCCAGATGGTTAAGTTATCGGAGATGCTCGGATCCAAGTTCGAATATGCCTACATGGTAGGATATGACGATAGCCTAAGCGCCAAGAAGATCATCGTTGGAGGAGCGGTCTGTTTTGTCCACAGGGCTAGGAGGTATGAGGACGGCCTTTTGTTGACTGGATTGAAGGTATTGAGACTCTTAATCGAGTCTCTTGTCTTATTTGTGAGGGTTAGACCAGATGCGGTAATAAGTGCTGGCCCAGGGATGGCTGTACCCATCTCTTTCATATGCAAACTCTTCGGAAAAAAAGTCATTTTCATCGAAGACTGGTCGCGAGTCTACCAGAAGTCGAGCAGCGGAAAGATAATCTATCATCTTGCAGACCTATTCTTTGTGCAGTGGCCGGAAATGAAGGAAGTTTACCCCAGAGCGGTCTATGCCGGGAGGTTTGCTTGA
- the pssE gene encoding PssE/Cps14G family polysaccharide biosynthesis glycosyltransferase — translation MIFVTVGSVAPFDTLIRAVDDLAGRGLIKETVVQIGNGKYIPKNCKWFRFERDLMRYYQDAEIIITHNGAGTLFEVLPLGKKVIVVPNPDTSQIENIDIVIKLAKEGHIIPCIRTDRLEYALRLAHNWMPRKYERPPCRIPDIITRFLLDSSEQK, via the coding sequence ATGATATTTGTGACGGTGGGTTCTGTTGCTCCTTTCGATACTTTGATCCGCGCGGTAGATGATCTTGCGGGAAGAGGTCTGATAAAAGAAACGGTTGTGCAGATCGGTAATGGAAAATACATACCCAAGAACTGCAAGTGGTTTAGATTTGAAAGAGACTTGATGAGATATTACCAAGATGCTGAAATAATAATCACGCACAACGGTGCGGGGACACTCTTTGAAGTCTTGCCACTCGGAAAGAAGGTCATTGTTGTCCCCAACCCGGACACGAGCCAAATTGAGAATATCGATATAGTCATAAAGCTTGCAAAGGAAGGACACATAATCCCGTGTATAAGGACTGACAGACTCGAATATGCCCTTAGGCTGGCACATAATTGGATGCCAAGAAAATATGAAAGACCGCCTTGCAGAATACCAGACATTATAACAAGATTTCTTCTAGACTCTTCCGAGCAAAAATGA
- a CDS encoding glycosyltransferase, translated as MPVRKKVLLIHFNRRPPITGGEYVYCKISEALSTAYELTEISTAMVILKYFKTRGLKRALARYILEPISILYPLLVRKKYDLIFTSWSDEVPFYGNVVYAQPPTGSTSKKPFTITDHGRLLHNVAEYFGKGVTWPWRILFGRFSIKYIFFISNSKFTMDYILNKYNKRSYLVYPPVKVDKLRYIPQKKERIVLSIGTIIHEKRFDLIGKIGTSFPDVKFILIGKADEVGKKIVQSIENEFAKSGLANNFSYLGYISDDEKVALLEKASVIFHPAIGETFGISLVEGMVSGAVPVAHNSGGPSEFINSEWLFNSDAEIKEKLTKALDAGPSVRRALREKGMTFSEQRFKDSILRICDEIIKSKYR; from the coding sequence TTGCCCGTACGAAAAAAAGTACTTTTGATTCATTTCAATAGAAGACCACCAATCACGGGAGGCGAGTATGTCTATTGCAAAATAAGCGAGGCATTATCTACTGCATACGAATTAACTGAGATTTCCACTGCTATGGTAATTCTAAAATATTTTAAAACTAGAGGATTAAAAAGGGCGCTTGCAAGATATATCCTTGAACCGATATCGATCTTATATCCGCTTCTAGTAAGAAAGAAGTACGACCTAATATTTACATCTTGGTCAGATGAAGTACCTTTTTATGGCAATGTCGTATATGCACAACCTCCTACAGGTTCGACTTCAAAGAAACCATTTACCATCACTGATCATGGAAGACTCTTGCATAATGTCGCTGAATACTTTGGGAAGGGTGTGACTTGGCCTTGGCGAATACTGTTTGGCAGATTCAGTATAAAATACATTTTTTTTATTAGCAATAGTAAATTTACAATGGATTACATTTTAAACAAATATAATAAGCGAAGCTATTTAGTTTACCCTCCTGTTAAAGTTGATAAACTAAGATATATCCCGCAAAAAAAGGAGCGCATAGTATTATCTATTGGAACGATAATCCACGAAAAACGTTTTGATTTAATTGGGAAAATAGGAACTTCTTTTCCAGATGTAAAGTTTATACTCATTGGAAAAGCCGATGAAGTCGGTAAAAAAATCGTACAATCAATAGAGAATGAGTTTGCAAAGTCCGGGCTAGCCAATAACTTTTCGTATCTCGGGTACATTTCTGATGATGAAAAAGTAGCACTCTTAGAAAAAGCCAGTGTTATTTTTCATCCCGCTATTGGTGAAACATTTGGCATTTCCCTTGTGGAGGGCATGGTTTCTGGTGCAGTCCCGGTAGCTCATAATTCGGGCGGTCCTTCAGAATTTATAAATTCTGAATGGTTATTCAACAGTGACGCAGAAATCAAAGAAAAACTTACCAAAGCTTTGGATGCCGGACCCTCTGTACGTCGTGCCCTCAGAGAAAAAGGAATGACTTTCAGCGAACAACGCTTTAAAGATTCTATTTTGCGCATTTGCGATGAAATAATCAAATCTAAATACCGTTAA
- a CDS encoding helix-turn-helix domain-containing protein, whose translation MEGKVPKEVSTTILLTVYRSGELTMSELHERTKFSTITVLNHVNALVAAGLLEEKREGNFPKKRVLKVSQEGHRIASLLNLADLSGYGGGDLIEMGAKAGRVAAYQEGIASLRRAKVTKEWLVAELFLKGIGGLAGGIAMAAKGLPEELATEKDALKGWSKKLEAHYAEGQRRLGSEDLNGCIAIVSKAVSEFAGASKTFSETAKKLKEMRCEELANYIEFLAPKQTQKE comes from the coding sequence ATGGAAGGGAAGGTCCCGAAAGAAGTCTCCACGACGATACTCCTTACCGTCTACAGGTCCGGGGAGCTCACAATGTCCGAGCTCCATGAAAGGACAAAGTTCAGCACGATCACGGTGCTGAACCACGTGAACGCGCTGGTGGCGGCGGGACTCCTCGAGGAGAAGAGGGAGGGGAACTTCCCAAAGAAGAGGGTGCTGAAGGTGAGCCAGGAGGGCCACAGGATAGCATCCCTCCTGAACCTCGCGGATCTTTCTGGCTATGGAGGCGGAGACCTGATAGAGATGGGCGCGAAGGCAGGGAGGGTGGCAGCCTACCAGGAGGGGATCGCCTCACTTAGGAGGGCGAAGGTTACGAAGGAGTGGCTCGTCGCCGAGCTCTTCCTCAAGGGGATAGGAGGCCTCGCAGGGGGGATAGCAATGGCTGCAAAAGGGCTTCCGGAGGAACTCGCTACGGAGAAGGACGCCCTTAAGGGATGGTCGAAGAAACTCGAGGCACACTATGCGGAGGGGCAGAGACGCCTTGGCTCTGAAGATCTGAACGGGTGCATCGCGATCGTCTCGAAGGCAGTCTCCGAGTTTGCGGGTGCCTCCAAGACGTTCAGCGAAACCGCCAAGAAGCTGAAGGAGATGAGGTGCGAGGAGCTGGCAAACTACATCGAATTCCTTGCCCCGAAGCAGACCCAAAAGGAATAA